In Sutterella faecalis, a genomic segment contains:
- the cysM gene encoding cysteine synthase CysM gives MAGKLIDTIGMTPLVKLEHLAPDNGSEVWAKLEGSNPAGSVKDRAARSMIEEAEKRGDIKPGDVLVEATSGNTGIALAMIAALKGYRMKIILPENLSLERRAAIKAYGAELILVSKEKGMEGARDLAMEMERRGEGYLLDQFNNPDNALAHFRTTGPEIIAQTCGRVTHFVSAMGTTGTIVGTGRYLKTIIPDLRVIGMQPAAGSSIPGIRRWPQAYRPGIFDPKVVDETFDVTQEAAERIMRALAKEEGIFCGVSSGGAVSGAIRIAEENPGSVVVTIICDRGDRYLSTGVFGG, from the coding sequence ATGGCTGGAAAACTAATCGACACCATCGGCATGACGCCGCTCGTGAAGCTCGAGCACCTTGCTCCCGATAACGGGAGCGAAGTCTGGGCGAAGCTTGAGGGCTCGAACCCCGCCGGTTCCGTCAAGGACCGGGCTGCGCGCTCCATGATTGAGGAGGCTGAGAAGCGCGGCGACATCAAGCCCGGGGACGTGCTCGTTGAGGCAACGAGCGGCAATACGGGCATTGCACTCGCGATGATTGCGGCCCTCAAAGGCTACCGCATGAAGATCATCCTCCCGGAAAATCTCTCGCTCGAGCGTCGGGCGGCCATCAAGGCTTACGGGGCCGAGCTCATCCTTGTGAGCAAGGAGAAGGGAATGGAAGGCGCCCGCGATCTCGCCATGGAAATGGAGCGGCGCGGGGAAGGGTATCTCCTCGACCAGTTCAACAATCCCGACAACGCCCTCGCGCATTTCCGCACGACGGGTCCCGAAATCATCGCCCAGACCTGCGGGCGCGTAACGCACTTCGTCTCCGCCATGGGAACGACTGGCACGATCGTCGGTACCGGACGGTACCTCAAAACCATCATTCCGGACCTGCGCGTCATCGGCATGCAGCCGGCGGCCGGGAGCTCCATTCCCGGCATCCGCCGGTGGCCTCAAGCCTATCGTCCCGGGATCTTTGATCCGAAGGTCGTCGATGAAACGTTCGATGTGACTCAGGAAGCTGCGGAAAGGATAATGCGCGCGCTCGCTAAGGAAGAGGGCATCTTCTGCGGCGTTTCCTCTGGCGGCGCGGTATCGGGCGCCATCCGGATTGCAGAAGAGAATCCGGGATCGGTAGTCGTCACGATCATCTGCGACCGGGGAGACCGATATCTCTCCACCGGCGTTTTCGGAGGCTGA
- a CDS encoding MBL fold metallo-hydrolase, translated as MPTPFITRRSLLALAAAIPMTSLFPVEAFGTPETPSSLRLSSEEVSKLFVRFAEERRMPPELGRWLSDQSIQKIAPYQVFDNVWCVGICWVSAYAIRTKEGVILIDTLHEPFVGKLLSNLKEGGIDLSEIKYVLMTHGHFDHVGGAWRLRQLLPHARFGMSARGWAEAEGHEKERNGFRMPPADLILKDGDKITLGETTVTVLETPGHTWGTCSYLYDVRDGDEVHRAVTIGGQGLNAMDDAKQLEAYIDSMKKLGDPKLGIDVDLTAHPFSTGQTEKIPAITAHQHGEPHPLVDRKAYLGRLERLIAGAERYRRQGAKA; from the coding sequence ATGCCGACTCCCTTTATTACCCGCCGCTCCCTTCTTGCGCTTGCAGCCGCCATCCCGATGACTTCCCTATTTCCTGTCGAGGCCTTCGGGACCCCGGAAACACCGTCCAGCCTCCGGCTCTCTTCAGAAGAAGTTTCAAAACTCTTCGTCCGCTTTGCCGAAGAGCGCCGCATGCCTCCCGAACTCGGACGATGGCTCAGCGATCAGTCAATTCAGAAAATTGCTCCCTACCAGGTCTTCGACAACGTCTGGTGCGTCGGGATCTGCTGGGTTTCCGCCTACGCCATCCGCACGAAGGAAGGCGTCATATTGATTGATACGCTTCATGAGCCTTTTGTCGGGAAGCTCCTCTCGAACCTAAAGGAAGGCGGAATCGATCTCTCTGAAATCAAGTACGTCCTCATGACGCATGGTCACTTCGATCACGTCGGAGGTGCCTGGAGACTCAGGCAGCTCCTTCCGCATGCGCGCTTCGGCATGAGTGCCCGGGGCTGGGCGGAAGCCGAAGGACACGAAAAGGAAAGAAACGGCTTCAGAATGCCGCCCGCGGATCTCATTCTGAAGGACGGCGACAAAATTACGCTCGGCGAAACGACCGTAACCGTACTGGAAACGCCGGGACACACCTGGGGTACCTGCTCCTACCTTTACGACGTCCGGGACGGAGACGAAGTCCACCGCGCCGTTACGATCGGAGGCCAGGGCCTCAACGCGATGGATGACGCTAAGCAGCTCGAGGCCTATATCGACAGCATGAAGAAACTGGGCGATCCCAAACTCGGGATCGATGTCGATCTCACCGCGCATCCCTTCTCCACTGGTCAGACGGAGAAGATTCCGGCCATTACCGCGCATCAGCATGGCGAGCCCCACCCGCTGGTCGACCGCAAGGCTTATCTGGGACGCCTCGAGAGACTCATTGCCGGCGCTGAACGGTATCGCCGCCAGGGCGCCAAAGCCTGA
- the cysA gene encoding sulfate ABC transporter ATP-binding protein gives MSILIDSIQKTFGGAPVLKDISLTIETGEMAALLGPSGSGKTTLLRIIAGLETETSGRILFDGADMTDVSARDRRVGFVFQNYALFRHMTAGENIAFGLTVRKGAEKLPKADIEARVRDLLAMVQLTDFAGRYPAQLSGGQQQRVALARALATEPRVLLLDEPFGALDAQVREDLRQWIRRLHEKLRFTGVFVTHDQEEAMQIADRVVVMKDGRIEQADAPEEIWTRPKTRFVLKFLCDVNVLQGRIEDGKLHLGSLILPLSGEKPAPGPVDVLLRPIDAQMKRTFGLGQLPIEVLSSRPKGGAVQVLARPEGWYPEPINAILLEDALPTRGNTYYMSLDRAYFYRGNERLPIRIDHHAFS, from the coding sequence ATGAGCATTCTGATCGACAGTATTCAGAAAACCTTCGGCGGCGCGCCGGTTCTGAAGGACATTTCGCTCACCATTGAAACGGGCGAGATGGCGGCGCTTCTCGGACCATCCGGTTCCGGGAAGACCACGCTCCTCAGAATCATTGCGGGTCTTGAAACGGAAACCTCCGGCCGGATTCTCTTTGACGGCGCCGACATGACGGACGTGTCTGCGCGCGACCGGCGCGTGGGCTTCGTCTTTCAGAATTACGCGCTCTTCCGGCACATGACGGCGGGAGAAAACATTGCATTCGGGCTGACGGTGAGAAAGGGCGCTGAGAAGCTCCCTAAAGCCGATATTGAAGCGCGCGTGCGGGATCTCCTCGCCATGGTGCAGTTGACGGACTTCGCCGGGCGCTACCCCGCACAGCTATCCGGCGGCCAGCAGCAGCGCGTGGCGCTCGCGAGAGCGCTCGCCACTGAACCTCGCGTTCTGCTGCTTGACGAGCCTTTCGGCGCTCTCGACGCTCAGGTTCGCGAGGACCTCAGGCAATGGATCCGGCGCCTTCATGAAAAGCTTCGCTTTACGGGCGTCTTCGTCACGCACGATCAGGAAGAGGCCATGCAGATTGCAGACCGCGTCGTGGTGATGAAGGACGGTCGGATCGAGCAGGCGGACGCGCCGGAGGAAATCTGGACCCGGCCCAAAACGCGCTTCGTTCTCAAATTCCTCTGCGACGTGAATGTGCTTCAGGGCCGTATTGAGGACGGAAAGCTTCATCTCGGATCACTCATTCTTCCGCTCTCAGGCGAAAAGCCGGCGCCCGGTCCCGTCGACGTGCTGCTGCGGCCGATCGACGCTCAGATGAAGCGCACCTTCGGCCTCGGGCAGCTTCCGATCGAGGTGCTGTCATCACGTCCGAAGGGCGGCGCCGTTCAGGTTCTCGCACGGCCCGAAGGCTGGTATCCGGAACCCATCAACGCCATTCTTCTTGAGGATGCGCTCCCCACGCGCGGAAACACCTATTACATGAGCCTTGACCGGGCGTACTTCTACCGCGGAAACGAAAGGCTTCCCATTCGAATTGATCATCACGCTTTTTCCTAA
- a CDS encoding LysR family transcriptional regulator yields the protein MDRIKSLEAFVRVADLKSFARAAESLGISRASATRTVAELEETMQLRLFNRTTRSVSLTSDGERVLEEAREILRRTDAVFASPGRSGLAGRLRVASTISFAEFFLCGILEEFGMKHPGLSIELLASDRVLPLVESGIDIAFEVALEPRPGAEARRLGACKSCLFASRDYLRDHPAPSEPVELRAHRLIGLLGENHWIFARGSETRRVEVNSTLRYSAAGLIRDAVLRGCGIGCLPDIAGEDEEGKRTLVQLLPQWSLPTRDIYALFPAMKFMHRGALLLAQEAEAQIKARSAAAQR from the coding sequence ATGGACAGAATCAAGTCGCTTGAAGCCTTCGTTCGCGTGGCAGATCTCAAAAGTTTCGCGAGAGCGGCGGAGAGCCTCGGCATTTCCAGAGCTTCCGCCACCCGCACGGTCGCGGAGCTCGAGGAGACAATGCAGCTGAGGCTCTTCAACCGCACGACGCGCTCCGTGTCGCTTACTTCCGATGGCGAACGCGTTCTTGAGGAGGCCCGGGAGATCCTCAGGCGCACGGACGCGGTTTTCGCTTCGCCCGGGAGGAGCGGCCTTGCGGGGCGGCTCCGGGTGGCGTCGACCATAAGTTTTGCGGAGTTCTTTCTCTGCGGCATCCTCGAGGAATTCGGGATGAAGCATCCCGGGTTGTCGATCGAGCTTCTCGCATCGGATCGCGTTCTTCCGCTTGTGGAATCGGGCATCGACATTGCATTCGAAGTCGCCCTGGAACCGAGGCCGGGCGCGGAGGCGAGACGGCTGGGCGCCTGCAAAAGCTGCTTGTTCGCCTCGAGGGACTATCTGCGAGATCATCCGGCCCCGTCAGAACCGGTGGAACTCAGGGCGCACAGGCTTATCGGGCTTCTCGGCGAAAACCACTGGATTTTTGCCCGCGGATCGGAAACGCGTCGGGTTGAGGTCAATTCGACGCTGCGCTATTCGGCGGCGGGGCTCATTCGGGATGCCGTGCTGCGAGGATGCGGCATTGGGTGCCTTCCGGATATCGCCGGAGAGGATGAAGAAGGAAAACGGACGCTTGTGCAGCTCCTTCCTCAATGGTCGCTCCCGACGCGGGATATTTATGCGCTTTTTCCGGCCATGAAATTCATGCACCGCGGGGCGCTACTCCTTGCTCAGGAAGCGGAAGCGCAGATCAAGGCGAGGAGCGCTGCGGCTCAGCGCTGA
- the cysT gene encoding sulfate/thiosulfate ABC transporter permease CysT, with protein MAERKKRRVLPGFGLSLGVSVTFVSLILLLPMSALVRELSHLTWAGYWEIITNPQTLAALRVTLLSAFWASVFNCAAGVLLAWVLARYRFPGRGILDALIDLPFALPTAVAGLTLSALFAEDGWYGAWLSLFGIKVSYTWLGIVVAMAFTSIPFVFRTVEPVLEDLGKSTEEAAETLGATKGQIFRRVILPEILPSVAAGTTLAFCRSLGEFGAVIFIAGNIAYETEVLSLMVFMRLQEFDYAAASAIASVVLALSLALFLFANFLQKRLARRLGASA; from the coding sequence ATGGCGGAGAGGAAGAAGCGCCGGGTGCTTCCCGGCTTCGGGCTTTCGCTGGGGGTGAGCGTTACTTTTGTTTCGCTTATTCTCCTTTTGCCGATGAGCGCGCTCGTGAGGGAGCTTTCGCACCTGACCTGGGCGGGCTATTGGGAGATCATCACGAATCCGCAGACGCTCGCCGCTCTGCGGGTGACGCTCCTCTCCGCCTTCTGGGCTTCCGTCTTCAATTGCGCTGCGGGCGTTCTGCTTGCCTGGGTGCTCGCGCGCTACCGCTTCCCCGGACGCGGGATTCTCGATGCGCTGATCGACCTTCCTTTTGCGCTTCCCACTGCGGTTGCAGGCCTCACGCTTTCCGCACTCTTTGCGGAGGACGGGTGGTACGGCGCCTGGCTTTCGCTCTTCGGCATCAAGGTGAGCTACACCTGGCTCGGAATTGTCGTCGCCATGGCCTTCACCTCGATTCCCTTTGTCTTCCGCACGGTGGAGCCCGTGCTCGAGGATCTCGGAAAATCAACGGAAGAGGCCGCGGAAACGCTGGGCGCGACGAAAGGACAGATCTTTCGCCGCGTGATTCTTCCTGAAATTCTCCCCTCGGTGGCCGCCGGCACGACGCTTGCCTTCTGCCGGTCGCTCGGCGAATTCGGCGCAGTCATCTTCATTGCCGGCAACATCGCCTACGAGACGGAAGTCCTTTCGCTCATGGTCTTCATGCGGCTTCAGGAATTCGACTATGCAGCGGCGAGCGCGATTGCGTCGGTTGTTCTCGCACTCTCGCTTGCGCTCTTCCTTTTCGCCAATTTCCTGCAAAAGCGTCTTGCAAGACGCCTGGGGGCTTCGGCATGA
- a CDS encoding autotransporter outer membrane beta-barrel domain-containing protein, protein MGEKTENKDKSYVYKAGSSEVSDAVILLGKGAKVTGDIYTGGAVFNVSDSGAASNESLLSKNTVKTTAVIFDSADVQLGGHVKNGAALQVDDGAITMDRTSFKTESIVAGTSNFNDSFESSSAAMARLIEWSDNSVSDLTLADGESNNALTIKRNDKGEIIEKTEVLNARTEQFGKSISEGLITWRLEMNDLNKRMGELRDSEGNAGVWARVNAGKQKFQGSKNNFTTFQMGADAKIPVIFNTHAGLAFSYTDSDLSYVSGSGDNNVYGLAAYASWLGDSGSFLDLIAKVARVESDTTVAGTHADYNTNAYSVSAEIGHRFTVTPLVFVEPQLELSYGHVAGKSFDTVNRLTQKAVSSRLDGYDSLVGRVGFRTGLSFPEKKGNVYVRASVLREFQGDVTLTRGEGTYELETDDTWFEYGIGGNYNFTPAIQLYADLERYSGAELSEPWRVNVGARWSF, encoded by the coding sequence ATGGGAGAAAAAACTGAAAACAAAGACAAATCTTATGTCTATAAAGCAGGTTCTTCGGAAGTTTCTGACGCAGTCATTCTCTTAGGGAAAGGCGCAAAAGTCACCGGCGACATCTATACCGGTGGTGCCGTTTTCAACGTCTCTGACTCTGGTGCCGCATCCAATGAATCGCTTCTCAGCAAAAATACGGTCAAGACCACTGCCGTCATTTTTGACAGTGCCGATGTTCAGCTTGGCGGCCATGTGAAGAACGGTGCTGCGCTGCAGGTTGATGATGGGGCCATCACCATGGATAGAACGTCGTTCAAGACGGAATCCATCGTCGCCGGCACAAGCAACTTCAACGACAGCTTCGAATCCTCGAGCGCAGCCATGGCTCGCCTGATCGAATGGTCGGACAATTCGGTGTCCGACCTAACGCTTGCTGACGGCGAATCAAACAACGCCCTAACCATCAAGCGCAACGACAAGGGCGAGATCATTGAGAAAACGGAAGTTCTCAACGCACGTACAGAGCAGTTCGGCAAGTCCATTTCCGAAGGCCTCATCACCTGGCGCCTTGAGATGAACGATCTCAACAAGCGCATGGGCGAACTTCGCGACTCCGAAGGCAATGCCGGCGTCTGGGCGCGCGTCAATGCGGGCAAGCAGAAGTTCCAGGGTTCGAAGAACAACTTCACGACCTTCCAGATGGGTGCGGACGCGAAGATTCCGGTGATCTTCAATACGCACGCAGGTCTCGCCTTCTCCTACACGGATTCCGACCTCTCCTATGTAAGCGGAAGCGGCGACAACAATGTCTACGGTCTTGCTGCCTATGCCTCCTGGCTCGGCGACTCAGGAAGCTTCCTCGACCTCATCGCCAAGGTTGCACGTGTTGAAAGCGACACCACGGTCGCGGGCACCCACGCGGACTACAACACCAATGCCTACTCGGTCTCTGCCGAAATCGGTCATCGCTTTACGGTGACGCCGCTTGTCTTCGTGGAGCCGCAGCTCGAGCTCAGCTATGGTCACGTTGCCGGCAAGTCTTTTGATACCGTCAACCGCCTCACGCAGAAAGCGGTCTCGAGCCGCCTTGACGGCTACGACTCGCTCGTCGGCCGAGTCGGCTTCCGCACCGGCCTCTCCTTCCCCGAGAAGAAGGGCAATGTCTACGTCCGCGCTTCGGTTCTTCGTGAATTCCAGGGCGACGTGACGCTCACCCGCGGCGAAGGCACCTATGAACTCGAAACGGACGACACCTGGTTCGAATACGGCATCGGCGGAAACTACAACTTCACGCCGGCGATTCAGCTTTATGCCGATCTCGAGCGCTATTCGGGGGCTGAGCTCTCCGAACCCTGGCGCGTCAATGTTGGCGCCCGCTGGTCGTTCTGA
- a CDS encoding amino acid ABC transporter permease, translated as MPGLFTVASGEKPSVLKAAANSILAAVLIVGFFWVSLSRIDYRLDFSFLPDFRIRIWDGFLLTVGVSLASMVLSLIFGALSAAASQSRFLPIRYFSSAYVIFIRGTPLIMQIYLFFYLVGTAWGVDDRFWAGVIILSVFQGAYISEILRGSYLSLDPAQLESARAVGFTRAQTMRFVIIPQMTARTLPALAGQFASVIKDSSLLSMISVVELTQAMREISATNLKLVESYLFLGILYLILTIPVAYASRVLEKRFSYAA; from the coding sequence ATGCCGGGACTTTTTACCGTTGCATCCGGCGAGAAGCCCTCAGTGCTCAAGGCCGCGGCGAACTCAATACTCGCCGCGGTTCTGATCGTGGGCTTCTTCTGGGTATCGCTCTCGCGAATCGACTATCGGCTCGACTTCTCGTTCCTGCCGGATTTCCGCATCCGCATCTGGGACGGTTTTCTGTTGACCGTCGGCGTGAGCCTCGCGAGCATGGTGCTCTCGCTCATCTTCGGAGCCCTCTCCGCTGCCGCGAGCCAGTCGCGGTTCCTGCCGATCCGGTATTTTTCGTCCGCCTACGTAATCTTCATCCGCGGCACGCCCCTCATCATGCAGATCTACCTTTTCTTTTATCTGGTAGGTACGGCATGGGGCGTCGATGATCGCTTCTGGGCTGGCGTCATCATTCTTTCGGTCTTTCAGGGCGCCTATATTTCCGAGATCCTGCGCGGGAGCTACCTGTCGCTCGATCCCGCGCAGCTCGAGTCCGCCCGGGCCGTGGGCTTCACGCGGGCGCAGACGATGCGCTTCGTCATCATCCCGCAGATGACGGCAAGGACGCTTCCGGCGCTCGCCGGCCAGTTTGCCTCCGTCATCAAGGATTCGTCGCTTCTCTCAATGATTTCCGTGGTGGAGCTCACGCAGGCGATGAGGGAGATCAGCGCCACCAATCTGAAGCTCGTCGAAAGCTATCTCTTCCTCGGCATCCTTTACCTCATTCTCACGATTCCTGTCGCCTACGCGAGCAGGGTTCTCGAAAAGCGCTTCTCCTATGCGGCTTGA
- a CDS encoding amino acid ABC transporter ATP-binding protein yields MRLDLEHLTKRFDAAAPVLNDITFSTETRSLAVIGSSGCGKSTFLRILGGLILPSSGDIRLEGTPIPQTEAELLQFRRQLGFVFQQGNLFRHMTVLENITLPLVEVHGWEREAAKARGLELLKRFGLADHALKLPAELSGGQQQRAAIARAVAPKPRLLLLDEPTSALDPEYTAEVLDVVAELQEEGIEFVIVTHEMGFARKACEKTAFIHAGKILECRPSAELFQSPQAPELRHFLGRILEWNA; encoded by the coding sequence ATGCGGCTTGATCTTGAGCACCTTACGAAGCGGTTCGATGCCGCGGCGCCCGTTCTGAATGACATCACGTTTTCGACTGAAACGCGGTCTCTTGCCGTGATCGGGTCATCGGGCTGTGGAAAGTCCACGTTTCTGAGAATTCTGGGCGGGCTGATTCTCCCGAGTTCCGGAGACATTCGTCTGGAAGGGACTCCGATCCCACAGACGGAGGCTGAGCTTCTGCAATTCCGCCGTCAACTCGGTTTTGTGTTTCAGCAGGGGAATCTCTTCAGGCACATGACGGTGCTCGAGAACATCACGCTCCCGCTCGTTGAAGTGCACGGCTGGGAGCGCGAGGCGGCGAAGGCGAGGGGGCTTGAGCTGCTGAAACGGTTTGGTCTCGCGGATCATGCGTTGAAATTGCCTGCGGAACTTTCGGGCGGACAGCAGCAGCGCGCAGCCATTGCACGCGCCGTGGCGCCGAAGCCCAGGCTCCTGCTCCTTGACGAGCCCACGAGCGCGCTCGATCCGGAATATACGGCCGAGGTGCTTGACGTCGTGGCGGAACTTCAGGAAGAGGGCATTGAATTCGTGATCGTCACGCACGAAATGGGGTTTGCGCGGAAGGCCTGTGAAAAGACGGCATTCATTCATGCCGGGAAGATTCTGGAGTGCCGGCCGAGTGCAGAGCTCTTTCAGTCCCCGCAGGCGCCGGAGCTCAGACACTTCCTCGGGCGGATTCTCGAGTGGAATGCGTGA
- a CDS encoding tyrosine-type recombinase/integrase, which yields MQFDCVSKPKAGESLPAIAQNSSGGMGLLDAPEAASHEVNAAAAYLAELHSEASRRAVRSRLNVIARWFGFPDAVSCPWGRLRYAHAVALVHEFSDKRGLSATSVNAYLSALKGVAETAWRLRQLDLKTYSEIKAVKQLRVHREPRGRALSLEESGKLLAAADEEERPSALRDQAVIALLLGCGLRRAEATTLRLEHLNMAEGSLRVLGKGNKERTVFLTPAVSARIHAWLAVRGPAPGWLFGRYTKGGRLILESPLDPASIGRIVAKALDESGIEHITTHDLRRTFATRLLSKNVDIVAVKNLMGHANVTTTAKYDRRTADALKDAANQLDL from the coding sequence ATGCAATTTGACTGCGTTTCAAAACCGAAAGCAGGGGAGTCTCTTCCCGCGATCGCTCAAAATTCGTCCGGGGGCATGGGGCTTCTCGATGCCCCGGAAGCGGCGTCGCATGAAGTGAACGCGGCGGCGGCCTATCTCGCGGAGCTTCATTCCGAAGCTTCGCGGCGCGCCGTGCGCTCGCGCCTCAATGTGATTGCGCGCTGGTTCGGGTTCCCCGATGCCGTGAGCTGCCCCTGGGGGCGGCTCCGCTACGCGCATGCCGTGGCCTTAGTGCATGAGTTTTCTGATAAAAGAGGGCTCTCCGCCACCTCCGTCAACGCGTACCTTTCCGCATTGAAGGGCGTCGCAGAAACCGCCTGGCGCCTGCGGCAGCTTGATCTCAAGACTTATTCGGAGATCAAGGCCGTGAAGCAGCTGAGAGTCCATCGCGAGCCGCGCGGGCGGGCGCTTTCTCTCGAAGAGTCGGGAAAACTCCTTGCCGCAGCCGACGAAGAAGAGCGCCCGAGTGCGCTGCGCGATCAGGCCGTGATTGCGCTCCTTCTCGGGTGCGGTCTTCGCCGGGCGGAAGCGACGACCCTGAGGCTTGAGCACCTCAATATGGCGGAAGGGAGCCTGCGCGTCCTCGGCAAGGGTAATAAGGAGCGCACCGTGTTTCTGACGCCGGCCGTGAGCGCGCGGATCCATGCCTGGCTCGCCGTGCGCGGCCCGGCGCCCGGGTGGCTTTTCGGCCGCTACACGAAGGGCGGAAGACTCATTCTCGAGTCGCCCCTCGATCCCGCGTCGATCGGCCGGATTGTTGCTAAAGCGCTCGATGAGTCAGGAATAGAGCACATCACGACCCATGATTTAAGGCGAACGTTTGCGACGAGACTTCTCTCAAAGAACGTCGACATCGTTGCGGTCAAGAACCTTATGGGCCACGCGAATGTCACCACGACCGCCAAATACGATCGGCGGACAGCCGATGCCTTGAAGGATGCGGCCAATCAGCTTGACCTTTGA
- the cysW gene encoding sulfate/thiosulfate ABC transporter permease CysW, with product MTAPSKRAPNYSRRILIGLAVLIAVLFLVIPLVYIFAQAFQKGLMPVLENLGNPEMLHAIGLTAGIALITVPVNLVFGIMLAWCCARFDFPGKQWLLAATDIPFAVSPVVAGLAYLLWYGANGPLAPWLEASQIQILFAWPGMVLVTIFVTCPFVARELIPVMQSRGAAEEEAAILLGASGWQMFRYVTLPNISWALLYGVLLTNARAIGEFGAVSVVSGSIRGETMTLPLQIELLEQDYNTVGAFTAAAALSLLAVLTLLIKKELQGRRRA from the coding sequence ATGACCGCACCATCCAAACGCGCGCCGAATTATTCCCGGCGCATTCTCATCGGCCTCGCGGTACTGATCGCGGTTCTGTTCCTCGTGATTCCGCTTGTCTACATCTTCGCTCAGGCTTTTCAGAAAGGGTTGATGCCGGTGCTTGAGAACCTCGGCAACCCTGAAATGCTGCACGCGATCGGACTCACGGCCGGCATCGCGCTCATCACCGTCCCTGTCAATCTCGTTTTCGGGATCATGCTCGCCTGGTGCTGCGCGCGGTTTGATTTCCCGGGGAAGCAATGGCTCCTTGCCGCGACCGACATTCCCTTTGCGGTGTCGCCCGTGGTTGCGGGTCTCGCCTATCTTCTCTGGTACGGCGCCAACGGTCCGCTCGCCCCCTGGCTCGAAGCCTCTCAAATCCAGATTCTCTTTGCCTGGCCGGGCATGGTTCTCGTCACGATCTTCGTCACGTGTCCCTTCGTAGCCAGGGAATTGATTCCCGTTATGCAGAGCCGCGGTGCAGCGGAGGAGGAGGCCGCGATTCTCCTCGGCGCTTCTGGCTGGCAGATGTTCCGCTATGTGACGCTTCCCAATATTTCCTGGGCGCTTCTTTACGGCGTTCTCCTCACCAATGCCCGTGCAATCGGCGAATTCGGCGCCGTTTCTGTGGTCTCAGGGAGCATCCGCGGCGAAACGATGACGCTGCCCCTTCAGATTGAACTCCTCGAGCAGGACTACAACACCGTCGGCGCCTTTACGGCTGCGGCCGCTCTGTCGCTTCTGGCGGTCCTCACGCTCCTTATCAAAAAGGAGCTTCAGGGCCGCCGCAGAGCCTGA
- a CDS encoding transporter substrate-binding domain-containing protein, whose product MMTFISRRTAVAAALSLSILALAGCGDKTQDAPKTTAAQDTMEKSVLVVGMELAYPPFEGKDAAGNPSGVSVDFMKDFGKKIGKEIRIENISFDGLIPALVTGKVDMVMSSMTITAERAKTVDFSAPYANALLGILTNKESNVKSIEDLNQKGRKIAAKIGSTGYLFAQKHLTNATVTALPDESACVMEVSTGKADGFLYDQLTIYRNWQKNLDTTNAVFIPFQDVEPWGVAVRKGDKNLLNALNSFIEESKKDGEFDRLTEKHLSAEKAAFDKLGFKWFFDFTPLKK is encoded by the coding sequence ATGATGACTTTCATTTCCCGCCGTACGGCGGTCGCCGCCGCGCTCTCGCTTTCGATCCTTGCGCTCGCGGGCTGCGGCGATAAGACTCAGGATGCGCCGAAAACGACTGCCGCTCAGGACACGATGGAGAAGTCCGTCCTCGTGGTCGGCATGGAGCTTGCTTATCCTCCCTTTGAAGGGAAGGACGCTGCCGGGAATCCCTCCGGCGTCTCCGTCGACTTCATGAAGGATTTCGGCAAGAAGATCGGCAAGGAAATCCGCATTGAGAACATTTCCTTTGACGGCCTCATTCCCGCTCTCGTGACGGGGAAGGTCGACATGGTGATGTCCTCGATGACGATCACCGCGGAACGCGCGAAAACGGTCGACTTTTCCGCGCCCTACGCCAATGCGCTTCTCGGCATCCTGACGAACAAAGAGAGCAACGTGAAGAGCATTGAGGACTTGAACCAAAAGGGCCGCAAGATCGCAGCCAAGATCGGTTCCACTGGCTACCTCTTTGCCCAGAAGCATCTGACGAATGCCACCGTCACGGCGCTCCCTGACGAGAGCGCCTGCGTGATGGAGGTCTCTACGGGCAAGGCCGACGGCTTCCTCTACGACCAGCTCACGATCTACCGCAACTGGCAGAAGAACCTTGACACCACCAACGCGGTCTTCATTCCCTTCCAGGATGTGGAGCCCTGGGGCGTTGCGGTGCGAAAGGGCGATAAGAACCTCTTGAACGCGCTCAACAGCTTCATTGAAGAGAGCAAGAAGGACGGCGAATTCGACCGCCTGACGGAAAAGCACCTTTCGGCTGAAAAAGCGGCGTTCGACAAGCTCGGCTTCAAGTGGTTCTTTGACTTCACGCCGTTAAAGAAGTAA